The sequence below is a genomic window from Anaerocolumna chitinilytica.
TCTTTTCACTCAGTCCTGCTTTATCTAACAATTTGTTGCCTCCTCTTAGGTTATATTTGCACTGCGATGTCATTGCTAATCTGGTTCACAATATCATTAAGGCTTAAATCCATAGACAATTTCACTTCAGGGATAATCCCTAAAAAGTCCCTCTCCTGCCACCATTTTCTCATGTCAACTTCACCAAATTCATGGGCATTTGGCTTTTGCTGATGACGAATTAAGGTTTCTTCAAAAGGAATATCAAAGTAATATGCCAAAATTCGGTTGCCTGAGAAATCAACATTGTACCGTGCCCGAATTTTTTCTGCAAGGCTTTTCCTGTTGTAGTCTTGCCACTCCCGGAATTACCTCTTAATATAATCAAAAGTGCAGTATCCTCCATTATAGAAACCATATCCTTTCAAAATACGTTCATAATCTGTCTGAGATTATTTTTTTCTTTTCTCTTCGTTTATATTAATAAAAATTCTATTCTCTTGTTCTATATGGAACAGTCTAACTCGTATTATAGCATAATATTGGAAATTATAGAACGTATCTCTGGAAACTTCCGGTTTTAATAATAAATTATTACATACCTTTCAGAATTCAAAAAGCTCGCAGGGTCTCTTTATAGGACAGCCCGCGAGCTTATATAAGCTTTATATTTTCTATATTTTCTCTGTATTTTTTTCTATATTTCTTTCTATATTTTTTCTATATCTTTTTATATCTTTTTTTATATCTTTTCTTAGACTCAAACAGAGGTTTCAAAAAACCGAATGATGGAACCATCGATTGTAGTTACGCAGCATTCCTTCGCCCCCCAGGGTTGCTCATATATCTCAGATATTTGATTCCATCCGTTATCTCTGACAAACTTATGGAAGGTATCAATTCCTTGAATATTAATAAAAGCTACTACCCCTTTTCCCGGCTCACCGTTGAATAGATGAATTCCTCGAAAGGGAGTCAGATTAGCAACGATTAACTCTCCCGGATAATCAAACACACATCCGTATATCGGATTATCCTTTTCATCTCTCCCGCATATATCTCCATACCATCCAAGGACATCGCGAAACCATTTACAGGTCAAATCCATATCATTTGTGAAATAAACCGGTGCATTTTCTTTTACATAATACCCACGCTTACTAAAACTTGTCATATCATCCATCTCAACCATACCTCCAAATAGTGTTTTTTGAACGGAGAGCTTTTCGAAGCTTGGTAATACAATTTTTCGGTCCCGGGCTGCCGAAGGAGTAATTCCAAAGTATCTGTGAAATGCCCTTGTAAAACCTTCCGGTGTATCATAGCCATATCGAAGCGCAATCTCAATAATATTTTTCTCTGTTGACATCATTTCCATTGCTGCAAGTGAAAGACGTCTGTTTCTTATATATTCTCCGATAGTGTGTCCGCACAAAATTGAGAATAAACGTTGGAAATGAAAGGTTGACATACAGGCTTGTTTTGCAATTTCTGTATAGTCCAACTCTGTCGTAATATTGGTTTCAATATAATCTACTGCCTTCTGAAGCTGTTTTATTTCAGACATTTTCTTACCTCCTGTTCATAAATATTTTATCCGAGGTTAGGGTACTTCTCTTGATAAGAACTGCTTGATTCTGTCATTTTTAAATTCATTTTTTCATGTATGTCCTGTTTGACTCTATTGGCTTCTAATTACATAATGCTCTAATTGTACACAATCAAGTATTATCTAAACCATACAAC
It includes:
- a CDS encoding P-loop NTPase family protein; its protein translation is MAYYFDIPFEETLIRHQQKPNAHEFGEVDMRKWWQERDFLGIIPEVKLSMDLSLNDIVNQISNDIAVQI
- a CDS encoding helix-turn-helix domain-containing protein; translated protein: MSEIKQLQKAVDYIETNITTELDYTEIAKQACMSTFHFQRLFSILCGHTIGEYIRNRRLSLAAMEMMSTEKNIIEIALRYGYDTPEGFTRAFHRYFGITPSAARDRKIVLPSFEKLSVQKTLFGGMVEMDDMTSFSKRGYYVKENAPVYFTNDMDLTCKWFRDVLGWYGDICGRDEKDNPIYGCVFDYPGELIVANLTPFRGIHLFNGEPGKGVVAFINIQGIDTFHKFVRDNGWNQISEIYEQPWGAKECCVTTIDGSIIRFFETSV